AGATCCTATAGGAGCCCCTTGGGCTTTCAAAGTGTCTAGCATAAAAGGGTGCTCATCTTCGCGGGAAATCAAAACATCGAAATTACTGTTTTGTGAAACCATCCGCATGGGGTGGTTAGTCACTTGGGCAAGTTTGGAAACAAAATCAGAAATATTTTTTTCATCCTCTGCCCGGGTAAGTTCAGAAATTGAAGGGCCAAAATGTACTTTGACCCTGATCGGAGAAACCCATTTTGATAATTTAGCGTTTTCGCCTTTGGATTTTTCAAAAGTGCTGCCGCGTTGATACTCATCATAAAAAACCACAGTTTCGAAATTTTCCAAAAGATCTCTCATGTCAAAAGGTACATCCTTTGCACGCTGATCCGTTCGCAAAAGTCCGCGTGAGCGCAGTGTTACTTCTAATTGTCGATAGTACTTTTCCAGTGCTTTAGACGCCTGTGGAGTTCCCATTTCGTACTCTGGTGGCGGCCAAGACAGCGGTGATGGACGCTCGGCGCACCCTGAAAGCAGGATCAGCGCTGCTATTTTTAAGCAAAGAAAACGTAAAGACACTAGCATCGAATTCCGCCGGTTTGAGCCTCACGTGGGATTCGACGTATTTGATGATGTTCAGTCTTGTAAATCAACTGCATAGCAAAGTTCCTTGCCCTGATCCCAACACTATCACCTCACAAAAGTGAAAGAAAAGCAGCAGCCAAAGGGATCATAGCCTTATGACTTTGTGTTATGCTGTCGCTCCATTGCCAGTTTGCGGCTATAGCCGGATTGAATAATTTCAACCCCGACCAAAACCAATACACTGAAGTAGAATGTTGTTTTTGACATGGGTATAACTTCATAGCCAAAAAACTTAAGCGCTAAAGATGGATCATGCATCGCATGCGCTGCTGCTTGGCCGCTTTCACCCAACAGAACAATGCCAACAATAAGCAAAATGAAAAGGCCAAGAACCTCATACATGCGGTTTCGTTCAAGAAATTTTGTCACCCCATCTGCTAAGACCAGCATGGCAATGCCG
The nucleotide sequence above comes from Rhodobacteraceae bacterium Araon29. Encoded proteins:
- a CDS encoding DUF2927 domain-containing protein, which encodes MLVSLRFLCLKIAALILLSGCAERPSPLSWPPPEYEMGTPQASKALEKYYRQLEVTLRSRGLLRTDQRAKDVPFDMRDLLENFETVVFYDEYQRGSTFEKSKGENAKLSKWVSPIRVKVHFGPSISELTRAEDEKNISDFVSKLAQVTNHPMRMVSQNSNFDVLISREDEHPFMLDTLKAQGAPIGSAAKRIITQMPRNIHCLVLAFSDPETEDVYSHALAVIRAEHPDILKLACIHEEISQGLGLSNDSLRARPSIFNDDDEFAFLTDHDEILLKMLYDPRLSPGLSLAEARPIFQQIAREISSSNR